The genomic window ACCGCAAAAATGCTCGAGACCATGCGCGATGAGGAAAAGACCCACGCCGCACGCCTCATCGAGATGCACCGCCGCCGTTATGGCGACATGATCCCCTATATCCAGAGGCAGAATGTGAAAGGGTTCATCACGCGTAAACCCCTCTGGCTGGCCCGGACCCTGAGTGTGCCCCAGGTGCGATCCATGGTGGAGGTGATGGAGGCAGAGTCCCTGAGATTTTACCAGACGGCGGCTAAACGGAGCAATGATCTGGTCGTCCGGGCGTTATTGGATGATTTAGCGGCCATCGAGCAGGGGCATGAAACGCTGGCGGCTGGGCTCCAGCAGGATTTAAAGGAGTCCGGTGCCGCAGGGCGTGAGGAAGAAACCGCCCGCCGCCTATTCGTGCTCCAGGTGATCCAGCCCGGGCTTGCGGGATTAATGGACGGCTCGGTATCCACGCTGGCCCCGGTCTTTGCCGCGGCTTATGCGACGAAGGACAGCGGGGACGCTTTTCTGGTGGGGCTGGCTGCCTCGATCGGTGCGGGTATCAGCATGGGATTTGCCGAAGCATTATCCGACGACGGGGTCTTGAGCGGGCGCGGTCATCCCTGGGTGAGGGGTATCATTTGTGGACTCATGACTGGCCTAGGAGGTATCGGGCATACCTTACCCTTTTTAATCGGGAGTTTCCACATGGCGATGATTGTGGCTGTGGGTGTCGTAGCCGTGGAGCTCGCCATCATTTCCTGGATACGTCATAAATATATGGATACCCCTTTATTATCCGCCGCCTTCCAGGTCGTCGTCGGAGGTGTCCTCGTCTTTATTACCGGGATCGTGATTGGTTCATCATGAGGGCATTTTGCCCCGCTTTCATAAAGAGCAAATTGCACTTTCGTACGGAATATGGTGGAGTAGTCCTGCATGAGTAAAGAGTCAGAGTGTCAAAAAATAAGAGTCACAGGCAGCGGTACAGGCTTGGGTGCTTACGCTCTCGCGGCGACGGGGGGATGTGTGGATGCTGTTGGTTTTTTAGCTCTGGGCGGACTTTTTGTTTCGCACATGAGCGGAAATAGCGCGGCATTTGGGGCTTATTTCGGGCAGGGGCAATTTGCTTTGGGCTTACCTCATTTCATGGCGGTTCCAGTTTTTGTCTTGGGGTTACTCTTCGGGAATTATTTTGTGTTACACGAGACGTCCGGACGACGTTGTGCCACCCTGCTTTTTTTGGAGGCTCTTTTGATCAGCTCCTTTTTGGTTGCTGTTTTTTTCATAGGGGAACCGGCGAAGGGATCCGGAATTTATTATCTGGTTTGCCCCCTGCTCCTTTTTGCGATGGGAATGCAAAATGCCGTCCTGAGGGGATTGGGACACTCGACATTTGCCACGACCTATGTCACCGGGGTACTGGACCGGTTTGCCCAGTCGGTGGCGAAGTTCTTTCGCCACACCGATGTCCGCCTGCGTAAAGAGGCCATTAACGATGCCCGTGTGTCGATTTGTGTCTGGAGCGCCTATGCCCTCGGTGCGGTCGCCGGGAGTGCAGGAATGTTTTTTGCCGGGACCGGGATCCTGCTTGTGCCTGTGGTGCTCCTTTTAGTATTTGCTTGGCGGGTGCGCAAGGGTGTGTGA from Verrucomicrobiota bacterium includes these protein-coding regions:
- a CDS encoding ferritin family protein — its product is MAKSFSDLSPSEVLALAISLEEDDARIYGDFAARLKETYPDTAKMLETMRDEEKTHAARLIEMHRRRYGDMIPYIQRQNVKGFITRKPLWLARTLSVPQVRSMVEVMEAESLRFYQTAAKRSNDLVVRALLDDLAAIEQGHETLAAGLQQDLKESGAAGREEETARRLFVLQVIQPGLAGLMDGSVSTLAPVFAAAYATKDSGDAFLVGLAASIGAGISMGFAEALSDDGVLSGRGHPWVRGIICGLMTGLGGIGHTLPFLIGSFHMAMIVAVGVVAVELAIISWIRHKYMDTPLLSAAFQVVVGGVLVFITGIVIGSS
- a CDS encoding YoaK family protein, with the translated sequence MSKESECQKIRVTGSGTGLGAYALAATGGCVDAVGFLALGGLFVSHMSGNSAAFGAYFGQGQFALGLPHFMAVPVFVLGLLFGNYFVLHETSGRRCATLLFLEALLISSFLVAVFFIGEPAKGSGIYYLVCPLLLFAMGMQNAVLRGLGHSTFATTYVTGVLDRFAQSVAKFFRHTDVRLRKEAINDARVSICVWSAYALGAVAGSAGMFFAGTGILLVPVVLLLVFAWRVRKGV